A stretch of Aristophania vespae DNA encodes these proteins:
- a CDS encoding DEAD/DEAH box helicase, which produces MTQNTALSSAPLQNFEALGLLPALCKAVQRLGFNKPTLIQQKGLPALLKNKDVLLPSQTGSGKTATFLLAALQKLAEKKQKEGEFYQPYPQILILEPTRDLATQTAGVCRQLGRDIGVKTRLICGGTSREQQLRSLEGGVEIIIATHGRLLDFVQNGQLDLSHIEYLVLDEADRLLDEEFSQSMTALIPYLADHPQTIFCSATLPDTVMALAKKVTRNPVQIEIEEETKTPRRLQQRAIFLHDEEKESTVQNILTQFATEERIIVFVNTKKSANELAKKVRSWGFKAESFHSERSQGERKKVLDHFQGKQCSILVTTDIAARGLDIDNVSIVINFDLPKSSEIYIHRIGRSARAGKKGKALSLITFDQRHLLRDIEKNIQHRIRIITPDDLTR; this is translated from the coding sequence ATGACACAAAATACAGCTCTTTCTTCCGCTCCACTCCAAAATTTTGAAGCATTAGGACTTCTCCCAGCTCTTTGCAAAGCTGTGCAGAGACTAGGCTTTAACAAGCCAACTTTAATTCAGCAAAAAGGGCTTCCTGCTTTACTTAAAAATAAAGATGTTCTTTTGCCCAGCCAAACAGGCAGTGGAAAAACAGCAACTTTTCTTTTAGCCGCCTTACAGAAACTAGCAGAAAAGAAACAAAAAGAGGGTGAGTTTTATCAACCTTACCCACAGATTCTTATTTTGGAACCAACACGTGATTTGGCTACTCAAACAGCTGGTGTATGTCGTCAATTAGGGCGCGACATTGGTGTTAAGACACGGCTCATTTGTGGAGGCACTTCCAGAGAACAGCAACTTCGTTCTTTGGAGGGAGGCGTTGAAATTATCATTGCCACCCACGGAAGATTGCTTGATTTTGTGCAAAATGGCCAGCTTGATCTAAGTCATATTGAATATTTGGTTCTTGATGAAGCTGATCGCTTACTTGATGAAGAATTTAGTCAGAGTATGACAGCTCTCATCCCTTATCTGGCTGATCATCCTCAAACAATTTTTTGCTCAGCAACATTGCCCGATACGGTCATGGCACTTGCCAAAAAAGTGACCCGCAACCCGGTGCAAATTGAAATTGAAGAAGAAACAAAGACACCGCGCCGTTTACAGCAGCGCGCCATTTTTCTTCATGATGAGGAAAAAGAAAGCACGGTTCAAAATATTTTAACGCAATTTGCTACAGAAGAGCGAATTATAGTTTTTGTTAATACAAAAAAAAGTGCCAATGAATTGGCCAAAAAAGTGAGAAGTTGGGGATTTAAAGCCGAATCTTTCCATAGTGAACGTTCTCAGGGAGAACGCAAAAAAGTTTTGGATCACTTTCAAGGCAAACAATGTTCTATTCTTGTCACTACCGATATTGCTGCTCGTGGCTTAGATATTGATAATGTCAGTATCGTTATTAACTTCGATCTTCCTAAAAGCAGTGAAATTTATATTCACCGTATAGGACGCTCTGCAAGGGCAGGTAAAAAAGGAAAAGCTCTTTCTCTCATTACCTTTGACCAACGTCATTTATTGCGTGATATTGAAAAAAATATTCAGCACCGCATCCGCATTATTACGCCTGACGATTTAACACGCTAA
- a CDS encoding mitochondrial fission ELM1 family protein — translation MHATLIAENYAGMLSQGRGLLERAGFSWDFQPVNFKKNSSFSSLKFRLGADPLKYVNPLTVKAESDFLVSIGGKGAIIGKALGSICKLPVIQIQNPRISLKNFALVIANHHDKLKGENVFAIRTALHGVTDQALSQARHRWSSRLIGGESKILGVLLGGSNGRYVFGEKEAVFIAHQIQAFITAHNMSCIITPSRRTDPKALNRMEKILTPYNVRILKGEGEDNPYLGILACSDCLAVTEDSVSMISEAIATRLPVGILPLSGQSSRLKYFINILKTENRVTSFGVNMKINHTEKLDDTPLAVEEIKRRIFLLRKSLA, via the coding sequence ATGCACGCAACGCTTATAGCCGAAAATTATGCCGGTATGCTTTCTCAGGGAAGGGGTCTGCTTGAGCGGGCAGGGTTTAGCTGGGATTTCCAGCCCGTTAATTTTAAAAAAAACTCTTCTTTTTCATCCTTAAAATTTCGCTTAGGTGCTGACCCTCTAAAATATGTTAATCCACTTACAGTTAAAGCTGAAAGTGACTTCCTTGTCAGCATTGGCGGTAAAGGGGCCATTATTGGTAAGGCTTTAGGGTCTATCTGTAAGTTACCTGTTATTCAAATACAAAATCCTCGCATATCACTTAAGAACTTTGCTTTAGTCATAGCGAACCATCACGATAAACTTAAAGGCGAAAACGTTTTTGCTATTCGCACAGCTTTGCATGGCGTAACAGATCAGGCTCTTTCGCAAGCTCGTCATAGATGGTCTTCTCGCCTCATTGGAGGAGAGAGCAAAATATTGGGTGTTCTTTTGGGAGGTTCAAATGGACGATATGTGTTTGGAGAAAAAGAGGCCGTTTTTATCGCACATCAAATACAGGCTTTTATAACAGCGCATAATATGAGCTGCATTATAACGCCATCAAGGCGTACAGATCCCAAAGCTCTTAATAGGATGGAAAAAATATTAACACCTTATAATGTCAGAATTTTAAAAGGTGAGGGAGAAGATAATCCTTATCTTGGCATTCTAGCCTGCTCAGACTGCCTTGCCGTCACAGAAGATAGCGTCTCAATGATTTCGGAGGCCATAGCAACAAGATTGCCGGTAGGGATATTGCCGTTATCAGGTCAGTCTAGCCGTCTAAAATATTTTATTAATATTTTAAAAACGGAAAATCGTGTTACGTCTTTTGGGGTCAACATGAAAATTAATCATACCGAAAAACTTGACGATACCCCTCTAGCCGTTGAAGAAATAAAAAGACGGATATTTTTATTAAGAAAGAGTTTAGCATGA